A single genomic interval of Cellvibrio sp. PSBB023 harbors:
- a CDS encoding type VI secretion system tube protein Hcp, which translates to MAIYIEYEGIKGNITANGYKDHIGASSLQFGVGRGISMEAGNLANREATRPSISEITFTKLADIASTSLFKEAVTGSAGKKVVIKFVQTGADKLVEFMTYTLENCLVSGYSVSADGESDPVESISLSFAKIMVNYSDYDKSNKSATPQRVGYDLATAKPL; encoded by the coding sequence ATGGCGATTTATATCGAGTATGAAGGTATCAAAGGAAATATTACCGCTAACGGTTACAAAGACCATATCGGTGCCAGCTCACTACAGTTTGGTGTTGGTCGTGGTATTTCTATGGAAGCTGGCAATCTTGCTAACCGTGAAGCTACTCGTCCTTCTATTAGTGAAATTACCTTCACTAAGTTGGCTGATATAGCATCAACCTCACTTTTCAAGGAAGCAGTAACTGGTTCGGCGGGTAAAAAAGTAGTTATCAAGTTTGTACAAACTGGCGCCGACAAGTTAGTAGAATTTATGACCTACACCTTGGAAAACTGCCTGGTTAGTGGCTATTCAGTGTCTGCTGACGGTGAAAGTGATCCAGTGGAATCTATTTCACTGAGCTTTGCAAAAATCATGGTGAATTACAGCGATTACGACAAGAGCAATAAGTCTGCAACGCCACAGCGCGTTGGTTATGACTTGGCTACTGCTAAGCCTCTGTAA
- a CDS encoding ShlB/FhaC/HecB family hemolysin secretion/activation protein produces MIIDLFCKYSRCLLSFILLLVFNPAYAGFLEMPDTTQVPEFERESLLLDMDIPAMRDRDPNPEAGPRLNIKEFRVQGLVEYPDLDITREKIIKQVEKIRFDMMEEGKQLQSGYTISELEEVSDLIAEIEKETDGRHVGPVEVQKLVFLIREQRRQRGVTVGMIEVVADTITRYYRERGFILAKAYIPKQHVRDGIVTITLLLGHLGEVEVKNNKDYSEKIIQRSFRNLLAKPVSNSSVEESLYLVNDLPGLSVSGYFEAGSQVGDTKLNVNVNAERKYAANVRVDNHGSEKTGEFRAYTDFYLNNPLGIGDQLQLGVLGSFNPENSLYGSLRYSLPIYTSRLGFSLGVSNNDFVSATAGVASDSDFEITGKSTVVDGAFRYKLDRTRKENRSLVLGFSDIKSEIQYGTLLNAGTEKTVRKVDVTYEFDVLNEQKRILHQGGITFTASDFVKGAEEGQKESLGIFSFDYSRLSFVKVPLTEKDSKLIIRSAAQFSDAALPEVLQFGLAGPTRTRGYAINEFYADDALFLGTDLVFSGPSLGGFTIAGEKFENVIQPFVFIDMAYGRNNAFIEDDEDVTTHLIDIGLGIKIVFTDGLRGNLSLAFPIDAKNSALEQQKKLDQEEEDNEALRRSDYIPGDGAKFYFDLQYSF; encoded by the coding sequence GTGATCATTGATTTGTTTTGTAAATATAGCCGTTGCTTACTGTCATTTATATTATTGTTAGTTTTTAATCCTGCCTATGCAGGGTTCCTTGAAATGCCTGATACAACCCAGGTTCCTGAGTTCGAACGTGAAAGTCTATTGCTGGACATGGATATTCCCGCTATGCGGGATCGCGATCCAAATCCTGAAGCTGGCCCTCGGCTCAATATAAAAGAGTTTAGAGTTCAAGGATTAGTTGAATATCCGGATTTGGATATCACACGAGAAAAAATCATCAAGCAAGTCGAAAAGATTCGTTTTGATATGATGGAGGAAGGAAAGCAGCTGCAATCGGGATACACTATTAGTGAACTGGAAGAGGTTTCCGATTTAATTGCTGAAATTGAAAAAGAGACCGACGGTCGTCATGTGGGTCCTGTTGAAGTACAGAAATTAGTATTTCTTATTCGCGAGCAGCGTCGGCAGCGCGGCGTGACCGTGGGCATGATTGAAGTAGTTGCCGATACAATAACCCGCTATTACCGTGAGCGCGGTTTCATACTAGCCAAAGCCTATATTCCCAAACAGCATGTCCGCGATGGCATAGTGACAATAACTTTGTTGCTTGGTCATTTAGGTGAGGTCGAGGTTAAAAATAATAAAGATTATTCAGAAAAAATTATCCAACGTTCGTTTAGAAATTTACTTGCCAAACCTGTAAGTAACAGTTCTGTTGAAGAAAGTTTATACCTTGTTAATGATTTACCTGGATTATCTGTCAGCGGATATTTTGAAGCAGGGTCACAAGTAGGGGACACTAAACTTAATGTGAACGTGAATGCAGAAAGAAAATATGCAGCAAACGTTCGCGTGGATAACCATGGTTCAGAAAAAACCGGTGAATTCAGGGCATATACAGACTTCTATTTAAATAACCCTCTCGGTATTGGTGATCAATTACAACTTGGTGTATTGGGTTCATTTAATCCCGAAAACTCCTTATATGGTTCTTTACGCTATTCCCTTCCAATTTATACATCCCGACTAGGCTTTTCACTCGGTGTATCCAATAACGATTTTGTCTCCGCAACAGCTGGTGTTGCATCTGACTCGGACTTTGAGATTACTGGAAAATCTACAGTAGTTGATGGTGCTTTCAGGTATAAATTGGATCGTACTCGCAAAGAAAATCGCAGCCTAGTACTTGGGTTTTCAGATATTAAATCTGAAATTCAATATGGTACTTTATTAAATGCAGGTACAGAAAAAACGGTGAGAAAAGTAGATGTTACCTATGAGTTTGATGTGCTGAATGAGCAGAAGCGCATCTTGCATCAAGGTGGAATAACTTTTACGGCTTCGGATTTTGTAAAAGGCGCTGAAGAGGGACAGAAAGAATCTTTGGGGATATTCTCATTTGATTATTCACGACTCTCTTTTGTCAAAGTACCTCTTACTGAAAAAGACAGTAAATTAATTATTCGCAGTGCGGCACAGTTTTCTGATGCTGCTCTGCCTGAGGTCCTTCAATTCGGTTTGGCTGGACCCACGCGTACAAGGGGTTATGCTATTAATGAATTTTATGCTGATGATGCGCTTTTTCTCGGGACTGACTTGGTTTTTAGTGGTCCCAGTTTAGGGGGTTTTACAATTGCAGGTGAAAAATTTGAAAATGTCATACAGCCATTTGTATTTATTGATATGGCATATGGACGTAACAATGCCTTTATCGAAGATGATGAAGATGTAACAACACATTTAATTGATATAGGCCTGGGTATAAAAATCGTATTTACCGATGGCTTGCGCGGCAATCTTTCTCTGGCATTTCCTATTGATGCTAAAAACTCTGCCCTTGAGCAACAGAAAAAACTTGATCAAGAAGAGGAAGATAATGAGGCGTTACGACGCAGTGACTATATCCCTGGTGATGGAGCGAAGTTTTATTTTGACTTGCAATACAGTTTTTGA